From the Octadecabacter antarcticus 307 genome, one window contains:
- a CDS encoding RNA degradosome polyphosphate kinase yields MTQADFLKADFAPPQMVGGDMTGPARFFNRELSWLGFNWRVLEEAENPRVPLLERVRFLSISATNLDEFYTVRVAGLRELAHAGNTTPSMDGLTPAEQLTLIDQNTRSLLANQQRVFIDLHREMERENITILKRDDLSDDDRAYLKDFFFRQVFPVLSPLAIDPAHPFPFLPNEGFALALELERKKDKRALRALLPIPAQIDRYITCPTEDGHRFLPLEELLMDNLDGLFPGYRVKGSCAFRLLRDSDLEVEDEAEDLVREFEVALKRRRRGEVVSMRLSANAPKGLRSLIMHELHVTADEVVEIDGVIGMADINELVIDARADLLWPPFTPRVPERVQDHDGDMFAAIRQKDMLLHHPYETFDMVVRFLKQAARDPDVVAIKQTLYRTSKKSPIVEALCEAAEDGKSVTALVELKARFDEAANIRQSRRLERAGAHVVYGFMDLKTHAKISTVVRREGDDLVTYTHYGTGNYHPITARIYTDLSFFTCDAALGRDATKVFNYLSGYVQPDNLENLSISPLTLKKQLLAMIAAEADHAAAGKPAAIWAKMNSIVEPDVIDALYAASQAGVKISLIVRGICGLRPGIIGLSENIRVKSIVGRFLEHSRIVCFGNGYGLPSKKSRVFISSADWMSRNLNRRVETLVEITNNTVKAQIVSQIMAANLADVAQSWIMGPSGSFKRADVEDGTFAFNCHRFFMENPSLSGRGSAGASDVPQLTHTED; encoded by the coding sequence ATGACACAGGCAGATTTTCTAAAAGCCGATTTTGCGCCGCCACAGATGGTAGGCGGCGATATGACCGGCCCCGCAAGGTTCTTTAACCGCGAACTCAGCTGGCTGGGATTCAATTGGCGCGTGCTGGAAGAAGCCGAAAATCCGCGTGTACCGCTGTTGGAACGCGTCCGGTTCCTGTCGATTTCCGCCACCAATTTGGATGAATTTTACACCGTCCGCGTCGCCGGCCTGCGCGAACTGGCCCATGCAGGCAACACGACCCCGTCAATGGACGGTCTGACCCCCGCCGAACAATTGACGCTGATCGACCAGAACACCCGCAGCCTGCTTGCCAACCAACAACGTGTTTTCATCGACCTACACCGCGAAATGGAACGCGAAAATATCACGATTCTGAAACGGGACGATCTGTCTGACGACGACCGTGCCTATCTCAAAGATTTTTTCTTTCGCCAAGTGTTCCCGGTGTTGTCGCCGCTGGCCATCGACCCCGCGCACCCGTTCCCGTTTTTACCCAACGAAGGCTTCGCACTGGCGCTGGAACTGGAACGCAAGAAAGACAAACGCGCGTTGCGTGCCTTGCTGCCAATCCCTGCACAAATCGACCGCTACATCACTTGCCCTACTGAGGATGGACACAGGTTCCTGCCGCTCGAAGAACTGTTGATGGATAACCTCGATGGACTGTTCCCCGGATACAGAGTCAAAGGGTCCTGCGCGTTCCGTCTGTTGCGCGACAGCGATCTTGAGGTCGAAGACGAAGCTGAAGACCTTGTGCGCGAATTTGAGGTCGCCCTAAAACGCCGCCGCCGCGGTGAAGTCGTCAGCATGCGCCTGTCCGCAAACGCGCCCAAGGGCCTGCGCAGTCTGATCATGCATGAACTGCACGTGACCGCAGACGAAGTCGTGGAAATTGATGGTGTCATCGGCATGGCCGACATCAATGAACTGGTTATCGACGCGCGCGCCGACTTGTTGTGGCCACCCTTTACGCCGCGCGTTCCTGAACGCGTGCAAGACCACGACGGCGATATGTTCGCCGCTATTCGCCAAAAAGACATGCTGCTGCACCACCCGTATGAAACGTTTGATATGGTCGTGCGGTTCCTCAAACAGGCAGCGCGTGATCCCGATGTGGTGGCGATCAAACAGACGTTGTATCGCACATCCAAAAAATCCCCGATTGTCGAAGCCCTTTGCGAAGCAGCGGAAGACGGCAAGTCCGTAACGGCGCTTGTTGAACTCAAAGCGCGCTTTGATGAAGCTGCAAATATCCGCCAGTCACGGCGTCTGGAACGCGCAGGTGCGCATGTGGTGTACGGGTTTATGGATTTGAAAACACACGCAAAAATATCAACCGTGGTGCGGCGTGAAGGTGACGATCTGGTGACTTACACCCATTATGGCACTGGAAATTACCACCCGATCACCGCGCGTATTTACACCGACTTGTCGTTCTTCACATGTGACGCAGCACTGGGGCGCGATGCCACCAAAGTGTTCAACTACTTGTCGGGCTACGTGCAGCCGGACAACCTTGAAAACCTGTCGATTTCGCCGCTCACGTTGAAAAAACAACTTTTAGCGATGATCGCGGCTGAGGCAGACCATGCAGCAGCCGGAAAGCCCGCGGCAATCTGGGCCAAAATGAACAGTATTGTTGAACCGGACGTGATCGACGCGCTCTACGCAGCATCGCAAGCGGGCGTAAAAATCAGCCTTATTGTGCGCGGTATTTGCGGGCTTCGCCCTGGTATTATAGGCCTCAGCGAAAATATCCGTGTCAAATCCATAGTGGGACGCTTCCTAGAACATTCACGGATCGTGTGTTTCGGCAACGGCTACGGATTGCCGTCAAAAAAATCCCGCGTCTTCATCTCATCCGCTGACTGGATGAGCCGGAATTTGAATCGCCGCGTCGAAACACTGGTCGAAATCACCAACAACACCGTCAAGGCCCAGATCGTCAGCCAGATCATGGCCGCCAACCTTGCGGATGTAGCGCAAAGCTGGATCATGGGGCCGAGCGGCAGCTTCAAACGCGCCGATGTTGAAGACGGGACATTTGCGTTTAACTGTCATCGGTTTTTCATGGAAAACCCGTCCCTGTCAGGTCGCGGATCCGCTGGTGCGTCCGACGTGCCACAACTGACGCATACCGAAGACTAA
- a CDS encoding HdaA/DnaA family protein, which translates to MSGKTANMARQLAFDLPTNVRLGAVDFFVSDANALAYAMIQTSQTWPGNKLALIGPAGSGKTHLARVFSAQSGAMIINAKDIRADTGLPSGNVVLEDGDALPPEGEEWLFHAYNALARDGFMLLLTSRLPAARWDIALPDLASRLSAITSIKIENPDDPLLTAVLLKHFADRQLAPTPEAVAFLIKRLPRSLDAVRRIVDTLDRKALAQSKPLTRPFVRAVLDSMPPDEG; encoded by the coding sequence ATGTCGGGAAAGACGGCTAACATGGCGCGGCAACTGGCCTTTGATCTGCCGACAAATGTTCGGTTGGGTGCGGTGGATTTTTTTGTTTCGGACGCAAACGCGCTGGCCTATGCAATGATACAGACCTCACAGACGTGGCCGGGCAACAAACTCGCGCTGATCGGGCCCGCAGGGTCTGGGAAAACCCACCTCGCACGGGTGTTTTCCGCCCAAAGCGGCGCAATGATCATAAACGCTAAAGACATCCGCGCTGATACGGGGCTGCCGAGTGGGAATGTTGTCCTTGAGGATGGTGATGCGCTGCCCCCCGAGGGCGAAGAATGGCTGTTTCATGCCTACAATGCCCTTGCCCGCGATGGTTTTATGCTTTTGCTCACTAGCCGATTGCCAGCTGCCCGTTGGGACATCGCCTTGCCCGATTTGGCCAGCCGCCTGTCAGCAATCACATCCATTAAGATTGAAAATCCCGATGATCCGCTACTGACGGCGGTATTGCTGAAACACTTTGCAGACCGTCAGCTCGCGCCGACACCGGAAGCCGTGGCCTTTTTGATCAAACGCTTGCCGCGTTCCTTAGACGCTGTACGCAGAATCGTGGACACCTTGGACCGTAAGGCTTTGGCCCAATCCAAACCCTTAACACGCCCCTTCGTGCGCGCAGTGCTGGACAGCATGCCCCCTGATGAGGGATAG
- a CDS encoding AI-2E family transporter — protein sequence MGLPSQKEFQYWGIAAAVFVFLLWALGAVLTPFILGSVIAYFLDPIADRLQIWGLSRVMATIVITLSGILTFFLLFLLVVPTLIGQLGQLISTIGVIIQDLPQTWTSLKEWLSGRFPNLDLDGTFMLDQMTSLGNAVQSRGGDLVAALLSSAQGIINVVVLLVIVPVVTFYMLLDWDRMVAQVDNLLPLDHQETVRDLARQIDRTLASFIRGQGTVCLILGTYYAIALMIAGLNFGLIVGFIAGLISFIPYIGALVGGVLAIGLALFQWWGGTAVIDGEIVQHGINWLRIGIVAGVFAFGQFFEGNILTPKLVGSSVGLHPVWLILALSVFGSLLGFVGMLVAVPVAAVIGVVTRFLIAEYKSGQLYKGHVGKDG from the coding sequence ATGGGCCTACCGTCACAAAAAGAGTTCCAGTACTGGGGCATTGCCGCCGCAGTTTTCGTCTTCCTGCTTTGGGCATTAGGAGCGGTTTTGACCCCGTTCATCCTGGGCAGTGTAATTGCGTATTTCCTTGATCCTATTGCGGACCGTTTGCAAATATGGGGGCTGAGCCGTGTGATGGCCACAATCGTCATTACGCTATCGGGTATTTTGACTTTTTTCTTGCTGTTCTTGCTCGTGGTACCGACGCTGATCGGGCAGTTGGGCCAGCTTATCAGCACGATTGGCGTGATTATCCAAGACCTGCCACAAACATGGACGAGCCTGAAAGAATGGCTGTCGGGCAGGTTCCCCAATTTGGATCTGGACGGTACGTTTATGCTCGATCAGATGACATCACTGGGAAATGCTGTCCAGTCTCGCGGTGGCGATCTTGTGGCCGCATTGCTCAGCTCGGCGCAGGGGATCATCAATGTGGTTGTCCTGCTCGTCATTGTGCCTGTCGTGACCTTTTACATGCTGTTGGATTGGGACCGCATGGTTGCGCAAGTCGACAATCTTTTACCACTCGACCACCAAGAAACCGTGCGCGACCTTGCGCGCCAGATTGATCGCACCCTGGCGTCTTTCATCCGTGGTCAGGGTACCGTCTGTTTGATCTTGGGCACATATTACGCCATCGCCCTGATGATCGCTGGGCTGAATTTCGGCCTGATCGTCGGGTTTATCGCGGGGCTGATTTCGTTCATTCCCTACATCGGTGCTTTGGTTGGCGGCGTGTTGGCCATTGGTCTTGCCCTGTTCCAATGGTGGGGCGGCACAGCCGTCATTGACGGTGAAATCGTGCAACACGGCATCAACTGGTTGCGTATTGGCATTGTCGCTGGCGTATTCGCCTTTGGGCAGTTCTTTGAAGGCAATATTCTAACCCCCAAACTGGTCGGGAGTTCTGTCGGTTTGCACCCTGTTTGGCTGATCCTTGCGCTGTCGGTTTTTGGCAGCTTGCTCGGGTTTGTTGGCATGTTGGTCGCCGTTCCAGTGGCAGCTGTTATTGGCGTGGTCACGCGGTTCCTGATCGCAGAATACAAGTCTGGACAGCTGTATAAGGGCCATGTCGGGAAAGACGGCTAA
- a CDS encoding fasciclin domain-containing protein — protein MTHLKTLAAAATFAIAGTAASAQSITEIAAGDERFTTLVAAVTAAGLADTLAGPGAFTVYAPVNAAFAALPEGTVETLLQPENKGQLTDILLYHVDDRVLMAGDFPTGSNYFKPINEAERLCITSANGGVTIADGTGEIATVIIANIHADNGVIHVIDKVLLPGTRPACH, from the coding sequence ATGACCCATCTGAAAACACTGGCCGCTGCAGCCACTTTCGCGATTGCTGGTACGGCCGCATCGGCACAGTCCATCACTGAAATCGCCGCGGGCGATGAGCGGTTCACGACACTGGTCGCAGCCGTGACCGCCGCAGGCCTCGCTGACACGCTTGCAGGTCCCGGCGCATTCACCGTCTACGCACCGGTCAATGCGGCATTCGCCGCCCTGCCAGAGGGCACGGTCGAAACGTTGTTGCAGCCAGAAAACAAAGGCCAGCTGACCGATATCTTGTTGTACCACGTTGATGATCGCGTCCTGATGGCTGGCGATTTCCCCACCGGTTCCAACTACTTCAAGCCGATCAATGAAGCCGAACGTCTGTGCATTACGTCCGCAAACGGCGGCGTCACAATCGCAGACGGCACTGGTGAAATAGCGACCGTCATCATCGCAAACATCCACGCCGACAACGGCGTGATCCATGTGATCGACAAAGTCCTGCTGCCCGGCACGCGCCCCGCGTGCCACTAG
- the proS gene encoding proline--tRNA ligase: MRLSRYFLPVLKESPRDATIVSHQYMLRAGMIKQSSAGIYSWLPLGFKVLKRIEQIVHEEQERAGHIAMLMPTIQSADLWRESGRYDDYGDEMLRITDRNKNDLLYGPTNEELITDIFRSHVSSYKALPLTLYHIQWKFRDERRPRFGVMRGREFYMKDGYTFDLTKEDAMHAYNRHLVSYLRTYERMGLQAIPMRADSGPIGGDDTHEFLVLADTGESEVFYDAAVTDLSFGDRDIDYDDVTQCAEVMEEFTAKYARTDETHDQALFDAIPADRQRTARGIEVGQIFYFGTKYSDAMGATVQGPDGKPTPVHMGSHGIGVSRLLGAIIEASHDDKGIIWPEGVTPFHVGIVNLKQGDADADAACQSLYAAVAALGLEALYDDRDERAGSKFGTMDMIGLPWRITVGPRGLKNGVVELTSRKTGESEEMPPEQAIAKIGEIYRAHGLGSGPSK, translated from the coding sequence ATGCGCTTGAGCCGCTATTTTCTGCCCGTCCTGAAAGAATCGCCTCGCGATGCGACCATCGTCAGCCACCAGTACATGCTGCGCGCGGGCATGATTAAGCAGTCGAGCGCTGGTATTTATTCTTGGCTGCCGCTGGGGTTCAAGGTTTTGAAACGCATCGAACAGATTGTGCACGAAGAACAGGAACGCGCAGGGCATATCGCGATGTTGATGCCGACCATCCAATCGGCAGATCTGTGGCGTGAAAGCGGGCGTTATGATGATTATGGCGACGAGATGCTGCGCATCACGGATCGCAACAAGAATGACCTGTTGTATGGTCCAACGAACGAAGAGCTAATCACTGATATTTTCCGCAGTCACGTGTCGAGCTATAAAGCCCTGCCGCTGACACTTTACCACATCCAGTGGAAATTCCGCGACGAACGCCGCCCGCGTTTTGGCGTCATGCGGGGCCGTGAATTCTACATGAAAGATGGCTACACCTTTGATTTGACAAAAGAAGATGCGATGCACGCCTATAATCGCCACCTTGTCAGTTACCTGCGCACCTATGAACGCATGGGCCTTCAGGCGATCCCGATGCGTGCGGATTCCGGTCCTATCGGCGGCGATGACACGCATGAGTTTTTGGTGCTGGCCGACACGGGCGAGAGCGAGGTGTTCTACGACGCCGCCGTGACGGATCTGTCGTTTGGTGATCGGGACATTGATTATGATGACGTTACACAGTGCGCTGAAGTTATGGAAGAATTCACTGCGAAATACGCCCGCACTGATGAAACCCATGACCAAGCTTTGTTTGACGCCATCCCAGCGGACCGCCAGCGGACCGCGCGCGGCATTGAAGTCGGGCAAATCTTCTACTTTGGGACCAAATATTCTGACGCCATGGGTGCGACGGTGCAGGGGCCGGACGGCAAACCAACACCCGTTCATATGGGATCGCATGGCATCGGCGTGTCGCGACTGTTGGGCGCAATCATCGAAGCCAGTCACGACGACAAGGGCATCATCTGGCCCGAAGGCGTGACGCCTTTCCACGTTGGCATCGTAAACCTGAAACAAGGTGACGCCGATGCAGACGCGGCCTGTCAGTCGCTTTACGCGGCCGTTGCGGCTTTGGGGCTCGAGGCGCTTTATGATGACCGCGACGAACGTGCGGGGTCCAAATTCGGCACGATGGACATGATTGGCCTGCCATGGCGTATTACTGTTGGCCCGCGTGGGTTAAAGAACGGCGTTGTCGAACTTACATCGCGCAAAACGGGTGAAAGCGAAGAAATGCCACCAGAACAGGCGATTGCCAAGATCGGTGAAATTTACCGCGCCCATGGCTTGGGCAGCGGTCCATCAAAATAA
- a CDS encoding ABC transporter permease — MAGKTAPFSRFEWMIAWRYIRAKRAEGGVSIMTWISLIGVTLAVFALIAVLAVRSGFRADFVDTIVGANAHLTVRQNFTETVTVTQGDQSVDVTRRVDTIANGDALAAQLREIDGVTRAAPIIRGEGLATVGAQSSFVQVYGITPDDLRDIPLVLNPQRASGSIDDFGDGVALGSGVANNLGVSVGDRINLLSAEGVNTAAGRSPRRNTFDVVYIFQTGRYITDISRVYLPLEQAQTFYSRDGVHDEIEIYVADPDRVEEWISPLYRELGPEAFLYSWKDNEGAYLRALTVEDNVMFVIMAILVLIASMNIISGLIMLVKNKGRDIGILRTMGLTEGSILRIFFICGAGLGTVGTIFGVVLGCLFAVYIDQIFALVNYVAGGGVWDPSIRGIYTIPAKLELDDVLRAVVLSLSLSWIVTIFPARRAARMDPVEALRYE; from the coding sequence ATGGCAGGCAAAACCGCCCCCTTTTCCCGTTTCGAATGGATGATCGCGTGGCGTTATATTCGTGCTAAACGCGCCGAGGGTGGCGTCAGCATCATGACGTGGATTTCGCTGATCGGCGTTACGCTGGCGGTGTTCGCCTTGATTGCTGTTTTGGCTGTGCGAAGCGGCTTTCGCGCGGATTTCGTCGACACCATTGTCGGGGCGAACGCGCACCTGACTGTGCGGCAGAATTTCACGGAAACCGTGACGGTGACGCAGGGCGACCAATCGGTCGATGTCACCCGCCGCGTGGATACAATTGCCAATGGGGACGCGCTTGCTGCGCAGTTGCGCGAGATCGATGGCGTCACCCGCGCAGCCCCGATCATCCGCGGCGAAGGTCTGGCAACGGTGGGCGCGCAAAGCAGCTTCGTGCAAGTTTACGGTATCACGCCCGACGATCTACGTGACATTCCGCTGGTGCTGAACCCGCAACGCGCATCTGGATCAATTGATGATTTCGGCGATGGCGTTGCGCTGGGCTCGGGCGTGGCGAACAACCTTGGCGTCAGCGTCGGGGACCGGATCAATCTGCTGTCTGCCGAAGGCGTCAACACCGCAGCAGGTCGCAGCCCGCGTCGCAACACATTTGATGTTGTCTACATCTTTCAAACTGGGCGCTACATCACCGATATCAGCCGCGTTTATCTGCCGCTGGAACAGGCACAAACATTCTACAGCCGCGACGGTGTCCACGACGAGATTGAGATTTATGTCGCCGATCCGGATCGCGTCGAAGAGTGGATCAGCCCGCTGTACCGTGAACTCGGACCCGAGGCGTTTTTGTATAGCTGGAAAGATAACGAAGGCGCCTATTTGCGCGCCCTCACGGTCGAGGACAACGTAATGTTCGTCATCATGGCAATCCTCGTGCTAATCGCGTCAATGAACATCATTAGCGGATTGATTATGCTGGTGAAAAATAAGGGACGCGATATTGGAATCTTACGCACAATGGGTCTGACAGAAGGGTCGATCTTGCGGATTTTCTTTATCTGCGGTGCGGGCCTTGGGACTGTCGGCACGATATTTGGCGTCGTGCTTGGGTGTTTATTTGCGGTCTACATCGATCAGATTTTTGCACTGGTGAATTACGTCGCGGGGGGCGGTGTTTGGGACCCATCAATTCGCGGTATCTATACCATTCCGGCGAAACTGGAACTTGATGATGTGCTCAGGGCTGTCGTGCTGTCCCTGTCGCTGAGCTGGATTGTTACGATTTTCCCCGCCCGTCGCGCCGCGCGGATGGACCCAGTTGAGGCGCTGCGCTATGAATGA
- a CDS encoding ABC transporter ATP-binding protein, which translates to MNDVTLKVDGLKKAYNIGKPGEVQVLHGVSLQIGKGEVVALVAPSGAGKSTLLHIAGLLDSPDDGTVAIGGEDMTKLGDRKRTAVRRNDVGFIYQFHHLLPEFSALENIVLPQLANGITQSVAEAHALDLLTRVGVDTRADHRPAALSGGEQQRVAFCRALANKPKLLLADEPTGNLDPGTSDQVFVALMELVRSSGLSALIATHNLELAARMDRIVKLEAGLIA; encoded by the coding sequence ATGAATGATGTTACGCTGAAAGTTGACGGGCTGAAAAAGGCCTACAACATCGGCAAACCGGGCGAAGTGCAGGTGTTGCACGGTGTATCCCTACAGATCGGCAAAGGGGAGGTCGTGGCCCTCGTCGCACCGTCTGGTGCGGGTAAATCGACCCTGCTGCATATCGCCGGATTGCTGGATTCGCCGGACGACGGTACCGTTGCGATTGGCGGTGAGGATATGACCAAACTCGGGGATCGCAAACGCACGGCGGTGCGGCGCAATGATGTTGGATTTATCTACCAATTTCACCACCTGCTGCCGGAATTTAGCGCACTTGAAAACATCGTGCTGCCGCAATTGGCCAATGGGATTACGCAAAGTGTGGCCGAAGCGCACGCGCTTGATTTACTGACCCGTGTTGGGGTCGACACCCGCGCGGATCACCGCCCTGCGGCATTGTCTGGGGGCGAACAACAGCGGGTCGCGTTTTGTCGTGCTTTGGCGAACAAGCCAAAACTGCTTTTGGCGGATGAACCGACTGGCAACCTTGATCCTGGCACGTCGGATCAAGTGTTTGTGGCGTTGATGGAACTGGTGCGATCTTCGGGGCTTTCGGCCCTGATTGCGACGCACAATCTGGAACTGGCGGCGCGCATGGATCGCATCGTAAAGCTTGAGGCAGGATTGATCGCATGA
- a CDS encoding Ldh family oxidoreductase yields MKIFVSEIEEVAKAAMVAHGAGDWQAEEVAKAVARAEAFGNVICGLYYLESYCTQLKSGRVNGQVDPIITRPKAGQVIADARYGFAQPAFSRGLPQALQAARENGTVTLAVAHAHTCTSLGFFTEQIAAAGLIGIGFTNASPVVAPPGGNTAVIGTNPISMSIPDGGMHWDFSTSAVALGKITMAKAAGEKIPLGWAVDADGKPTTDPDAALNGALISAGGYKGWGFGLMAEVLAAGMTGSVNSLDVSGLKLPTGKPHDLGQFYILIEPGADFGARLSRVAQAVAQQDGARIPGQNRQPMTQIDVPDALWSASLALATG; encoded by the coding sequence ATGAAGATTTTTGTTTCTGAGATTGAAGAAGTCGCAAAGGCTGCGATGGTCGCGCACGGCGCGGGGGATTGGCAAGCGGAGGAGGTGGCAAAGGCTGTCGCGCGGGCAGAGGCGTTTGGCAACGTCATTTGCGGGCTCTACTACCTTGAAAGTTACTGCACGCAGCTGAAATCTGGTCGCGTGAATGGACAGGTCGACCCGATCATTACACGCCCCAAAGCGGGCCAAGTGATTGCGGATGCGCGGTATGGATTTGCGCAACCGGCGTTCAGTCGTGGCTTGCCGCAAGCCTTGCAAGCAGCCCGCGAAAACGGCACCGTGACGCTAGCTGTGGCGCACGCGCATACCTGCACATCGCTTGGATTTTTTACCGAACAAATCGCAGCCGCCGGGCTGATAGGGATCGGGTTCACCAATGCGTCGCCCGTCGTGGCACCACCGGGTGGCAACACGGCGGTGATCGGTACCAATCCGATTTCAATGTCCATTCCAGATGGTGGTATGCACTGGGATTTCTCAACGTCAGCGGTGGCCTTGGGTAAGATTACAATGGCCAAAGCTGCGGGCGAAAAGATCCCACTTGGCTGGGCCGTGGACGCGGATGGTAAACCGACAACTGATCCGGATGCTGCACTTAACGGCGCGTTGATCAGTGCTGGTGGGTACAAAGGCTGGGGCTTTGGGTTGATGGCAGAAGTACTGGCGGCGGGTATGACGGGCTCGGTGAATTCGTTGGATGTCAGTGGCTTGAAGCTACCCACCGGCAAACCGCATGATCTTGGGCAGTTCTATATTTTGATTGAACCGGGTGCGGATTTTGGCGCACGGCTGTCGCGGGTCGCACAGGCGGTCGCGCAGCAGGACGGGGCACGAATTCCTGGCCAAAATCGCCAACCGATGACACAGATAGATGTGCCCGATGCGCTCTGGTCAGCATCACTCGCCCTCGCGACGGGCTGA
- a CDS encoding DUF3047 domain-containing protein has protein sequence MRILSLALLIVLAAASVTAGPVSFGDSWREQRLQLFNSNDYSFNGGSLDIVSDGAVSLAWTRTGSGDWGARAASWNWTVDQSVPATDLRLKGGDDRNISIYFVFLPEADAVNMDGANIRQLNGNPNVRILQYVWGGNHSRGDVQQSPYAPGQGANVMLRQAGTGSNSESVDLARDFATAFGSTPGALVGIAVSADSDDTDSLIRASVSNLAIR, from the coding sequence ATGCGTATTCTGTCCCTCGCATTGCTGATTGTTCTCGCGGCGGCGTCTGTCACGGCTGGCCCTGTCTCATTTGGCGATAGCTGGAGGGAACAGCGGCTGCAATTATTCAATTCCAACGATTATTCCTTTAATGGCGGCTCGCTCGATATTGTGTCGGACGGTGCTGTGTCGCTCGCGTGGACCCGTACGGGCAGCGGCGACTGGGGCGCGCGTGCTGCATCGTGGAACTGGACGGTTGATCAATCCGTGCCGGCAACCGATCTGCGGCTTAAGGGTGGCGATGATCGCAATATTTCGATCTATTTCGTGTTTTTACCAGAGGCTGACGCCGTGAATATGGACGGCGCGAACATCCGCCAGCTGAACGGCAATCCCAACGTGCGCATCCTGCAATACGTTTGGGGCGGCAACCATTCGCGCGGCGACGTGCAACAATCGCCCTATGCACCTGGTCAGGGTGCGAACGTGATGCTGCGTCAGGCCGGAACTGGCAGCAATTCCGAAAGCGTCGATCTTGCGCGCGATTTCGCGACAGCCTTTGGCAGCACGCCAGGTGCATTGGTCGGTATTGCGGTATCTGCTGACAGTGACGACACAGATTCATTGATCCGCGCGTCGGTTTCCAATCTGGCCATACGCTAA
- a CDS encoding c-type cytochrome, translating into MKTLWIMPLLLAGCVEQELDVGPEAGTALFQANCASCHWADASSMGDFGQKLFTMPPDLTVLAADNGGVFPRDYVLGVIDGFERGPHFSAAMPEFGAGDMEPTVIVEENGLGTPIPARLLALATWLKTVQE; encoded by the coding sequence ATGAAAACCCTATGGATTATGCCACTGCTTTTGGCAGGATGTGTTGAACAAGAATTGGACGTGGGCCCTGAGGCGGGGACGGCATTGTTCCAAGCCAATTGCGCGTCATGCCATTGGGCGGACGCCAGCAGCATGGGGGATTTCGGGCAGAAGTTGTTCACAATGCCACCCGATTTGACGGTGTTGGCGGCAGACAATGGTGGCGTATTCCCGCGCGACTACGTGCTGGGGGTGATCGACGGATTCGAGCGAGGACCACACTTTAGCGCCGCGATGCCGGAATTCGGCGCGGGCGACATGGAGCCGACGGTTATTGTCGAAGAAAACGGGTTGGGCACACCAATTCCAGCGCGCCTGTTGGCGCTTGCGACGTGGTTGAAGACTGTTCAGGAATAG
- a CDS encoding MAPEG family protein, with translation MLGPTSFALSLMKRMRAQANCAQYAPFGLLLMVLVEFQTPAPNALHVVGMLLVLGRAAHGYGFSASPPKMNLRVGGMMLTLASFLVSIFCLVSFAFASV, from the coding sequence TTGTTGGGCCCTACATCATTCGCACTAAGCCTGATGAAACGCATGCGTGCGCAGGCCAATTGTGCGCAATATGCGCCATTTGGTCTTTTGCTGATGGTGCTGGTCGAATTCCAGACCCCAGCACCCAACGCGTTGCATGTGGTCGGGATGCTCTTGGTGTTGGGCCGCGCGGCGCACGGTTACGGCTTTTCCGCGTCTCCGCCCAAGATGAACTTGCGCGTCGGGGGAATGATGCTGACGCTGGCGTCGTTCCTCGTGTCGATTTTCTGTTTGGTTTCATTCGCGTTTGCATCGGTCTAG